From Mycolicibacterium cosmeticum, a single genomic window includes:
- a CDS encoding LacI family DNA-binding transcriptional regulator, whose translation MPSAPRGPASSRRPTMAEVAAKAGVSRTLVSFILDGKPGASEETRQRVLAIAKEVGYRPDAAARLLALGRSRTLGVLTDVRQLFQAELVTGIYPAAEQLGYEVLLTTNLSDRPESVPIDALISHRCGSLILLAPTSGHDYLIKLAAEVPVVVVGPRLPAEVLGAGVDLASVRTDDARGIGDAVDYLVTLGHKDILHVDGGDGSGSPERRRGYREAMSAHGLEERIDIIAGDHTEEAGAAAARELLARPGLPTAVLASNDRSALGLLDVLTRSGVDIPGELSLVGFDDTRLSDFPRIDLTTVHQDAPGLAQHAVRLAVELLERRCSGPKEVVLRSQLVIRGTSGPPPATVRR comes from the coding sequence ATGCCGTCAGCCCCACGCGGCCCCGCGTCGTCGCGCCGTCCGACGATGGCCGAGGTCGCCGCCAAGGCCGGGGTGTCCCGCACGCTGGTGTCGTTCATCCTCGACGGAAAACCTGGTGCCAGCGAGGAAACCCGGCAGCGGGTGCTGGCCATCGCGAAGGAGGTCGGCTACCGGCCGGACGCGGCGGCGCGGCTGCTGGCGCTGGGGCGCAGTCGCACCCTCGGCGTGCTGACCGACGTGCGCCAGCTGTTCCAGGCCGAATTGGTCACCGGCATCTACCCGGCCGCCGAGCAGTTGGGTTACGAGGTGCTGCTGACCACGAACCTGTCCGATCGCCCGGAGTCGGTGCCGATCGACGCCCTGATCAGTCACCGGTGCGGCAGCCTGATCCTGCTGGCGCCGACATCGGGCCACGACTACCTGATCAAGCTGGCGGCGGAGGTACCCGTCGTGGTGGTGGGCCCCCGGCTACCGGCAGAGGTGCTGGGCGCCGGGGTCGACCTCGCCTCGGTACGCACCGACGACGCCCGCGGCATCGGCGACGCCGTGGACTACCTGGTCACGTTGGGGCACAAGGATATTCTGCACGTGGACGGTGGCGACGGTTCGGGGTCGCCGGAGCGTCGACGCGGATACCGCGAAGCCATGTCCGCCCACGGCCTCGAGGAGCGAATCGACATCATCGCCGGCGACCACACCGAGGAGGCCGGTGCGGCCGCCGCGCGCGAACTCCTGGCCCGTCCCGGCCTGCCCACCGCCGTGCTGGCCAGCAACGACCGCAGCGCGCTGGGCCTGCTCGACGTGCTGACTCGCTCCGGAGTCGACATCCCCGGTGAGCTGTCGCTGGTGGGTTTCGACGACACCCGACTGTCCGACTTTCCCAGGATCGACCTGACCACCGTGCACCAGGACGCGCCGGGGCTGGCACAGCACGCGGTGCGGCTGGCCGTGGAACTGCTGGAGCGGCGCTGCTCCGGCCCCAAGGAAGTGGTGCTGCGCTCACAGCTCGTAATCCGCGGCACCAGCGGGCCGCCGCCGGCGACGGTGCGCCGGTAA
- a CDS encoding DUF2127 domain-containing protein, protein MVNFALRSCGLRGHATFAPDEPELRERLRVDTPVGEAWRCLRCETFVVGPPRGHGPADTAPEVPRGRLLRDRTLMRILAAERVIRALLLLLAAGGVLKVRGEREHLKQAFEQELPLLRPLADQIGWNLDDSKIIRHIGEAFSLSSTTLLWIAVGLAAYACTQLVEAAGLWLMKRWGEYFAVVATSAFLPLEIYELTEKITVLRVAAVVINVIAVLWLLWSKRLFGLNGGAKAYWAEHHTESLMSVERAGLEGALP, encoded by the coding sequence ATGGTGAATTTCGCGCTGCGGTCGTGTGGCCTGCGCGGGCATGCCACGTTCGCGCCCGACGAGCCCGAGCTGCGGGAGCGGCTGCGCGTGGACACACCGGTCGGCGAGGCGTGGCGCTGTCTGCGTTGCGAGACGTTCGTCGTCGGACCGCCGCGCGGCCACGGGCCTGCCGACACCGCGCCCGAGGTGCCGCGCGGCCGGTTGCTGCGGGACCGCACCTTGATGCGAATCCTGGCCGCCGAGCGGGTGATTCGGGCACTGCTGCTGCTCCTGGCCGCCGGTGGGGTGCTCAAGGTCCGCGGCGAACGTGAGCACCTCAAGCAGGCGTTCGAGCAGGAACTGCCGCTGTTGCGCCCGCTGGCCGACCAGATCGGCTGGAACCTGGACGATTCCAAGATCATCCGGCATATCGGCGAGGCTTTCTCGTTGTCCTCCACGACGCTGCTGTGGATCGCGGTCGGTCTGGCCGCCTATGCCTGCACCCAGCTGGTGGAGGCGGCCGGGCTGTGGTTGATGAAGCGCTGGGGCGAGTATTTCGCGGTGGTCGCGACCAGTGCCTTCCTGCCGCTGGAGATCTACGAGCTGACCGAGAAGATCACCGTGCTGCGGGTTGCCGCGGTGGTCATCAACGTCATCGCCGTGCTCTGGTTGCTCTGGAGCAAGCGGCTTTTCGGACTCAACGGCGGCGCCAAGGCGTACTGGGCCGAGCATCACACCGAGAGCCTGATGAGCGTGGAACGGGCCGGCCTGGAAGGTGCGTTGCCTTAA
- a CDS encoding AMP-binding protein → MTALLLHELITAGAAETPDRPAVIGPDGTSISFAQFDDQIRATAAWIAARSRPRDRIAVVADNSAGYARLYYGVPRSGRTLVLINQRLSSAEQLAQLTAVRPALVIGDSRYLTPLSEMGVPLVSFDSPEWHGPVPRYDDVSPGPDDPAWLLFTSGSTGEPKGVIHTHRTLLAAANGTIAGRSVRPGGTYLLPFPMCHIAGYNMLVHHGAGATVLPVPAFRPEAFVAAVNTYGVTACSLAPTMLHSLLAHLDETGTELPTLRDIAYGSAAIPADLLERAITRLGVDFHQGYGMTETGGNITFLGPEEHRSGDPAVLATAGRPHAGVQIRIAGPDPVGEILVRGAQVAAGYWPDTPATVDGWLHTGDLGYLDSAGRLVVSDRLKDVIITGGENVSSREVEDVLCRHPGVERVAVVGVPDPYWGEAICAVVVPQPGSEVTAAQLVDQVRGSLTGFKRPRHVLFVDELPLTGNGKVAKQAVRQYARERVG, encoded by the coding sequence ATGACCGCACTCCTGCTGCATGAGCTGATCACCGCGGGCGCCGCCGAAACGCCCGACCGGCCAGCCGTCATCGGCCCGGACGGGACCTCGATCAGCTTCGCGCAGTTCGACGATCAGATCCGCGCGACGGCGGCGTGGATCGCGGCGCGCAGCCGACCGCGCGACCGTATCGCCGTCGTCGCCGACAACAGCGCGGGCTATGCACGCCTCTACTACGGCGTGCCGCGCAGCGGACGCACACTGGTGCTGATCAACCAACGGCTCAGCAGCGCCGAGCAGCTGGCCCAACTCACGGCGGTGCGCCCCGCACTGGTGATCGGCGACTCCCGTTATCTCACACCGCTGTCCGAGATGGGTGTGCCGCTGGTGTCGTTCGACAGCCCCGAATGGCACGGCCCGGTGCCACGCTACGACGACGTGTCCCCCGGACCCGACGACCCGGCCTGGCTGTTGTTCACCAGCGGGTCCACCGGTGAACCCAAGGGTGTCATCCACACGCACCGCACACTGCTCGCCGCCGCGAATGGGACGATCGCCGGCCGGTCAGTGCGCCCGGGCGGGACCTACCTGCTGCCGTTTCCGATGTGCCACATCGCCGGATACAACATGTTGGTGCACCACGGCGCCGGCGCGACGGTGCTGCCGGTGCCCGCGTTCCGGCCGGAAGCCTTCGTCGCGGCGGTGAACACGTACGGTGTCACCGCGTGCTCGCTGGCCCCGACGATGCTGCACAGCCTGCTCGCTCATCTGGACGAGACCGGCACCGAACTGCCCACCCTGCGTGATATCGCCTACGGCTCGGCGGCCATCCCCGCCGACCTGTTGGAGCGGGCGATCACCCGGTTGGGCGTCGATTTCCACCAGGGGTACGGGATGACCGAAACGGGCGGCAACATCACCTTTCTCGGGCCCGAGGAGCACCGGTCCGGTGACCCCGCGGTGCTCGCGACGGCCGGACGCCCACACGCCGGCGTGCAGATCCGCATCGCCGGGCCCGACCCGGTGGGCGAAATCCTGGTCCGCGGTGCACAAGTCGCCGCCGGCTATTGGCCGGACACGCCCGCCACCGTCGACGGTTGGCTGCACACCGGCGATCTCGGTTATCTCGACAGTGCCGGTCGTCTGGTGGTGTCGGACCGGCTCAAGGACGTGATCATCACCGGCGGCGAGAACGTGTCCTCCCGGGAGGTCGAGGATGTGCTGTGCCGGCACCCCGGCGTGGAACGGGTTGCGGTGGTGGGCGTGCCGGATCCTTATTGGGGCGAGGCGATCTGCGCCGTGGTGGTCCCGCAGCCCGGCTCGGAGGTCACCGCCGCACAGCTCGTCGACCAGGTGCGCGGCAGCCTCACCGGCTTCAAACGGCCCCGGCACGTGTTGTTCGTCGACGAGCTTCCGCTCACCGGTAACGGCAAGGTCGCGAAACAGGCGGTGCGCCAATACGCCCGCGAGCGGGTGGGTTAA
- a CDS encoding acyl-CoA dehydrogenase family protein: MDFTLSDEQELLRDGLTKFLSTRYRLESSRAAAKTGAGWQPEIWRAFADELGILGAALPERVGGIGGGPVEVMVIAEALGYALVVEPYVDTAVVAGGLLLRATRASEATGDRTRASEATGEGTGASELLRTLVAGEAIVALAAAEAQSGDRWQDVITTARREGDVWVLDGAKIVALNAPLATHLLVTATTPAGLSLFLIDRDGDTAGLTLRPFRTVDDRWAADIHLDGVRATLLGEEGAAWPSLAQARDEGAAAVCAEAVGNMRKVLADTIEYSKQRQQFGAPIGSFQALQHRMVDMHIELEQAVAAVYLAVLNLQAEPAQRARAVSAAKATVGRAARFVGQNAVQLHGGMGMTEELAIGHYFKRLTAVQYEFGSTDFHTARYAALTRA, encoded by the coding sequence ATGGACTTCACCCTTTCCGACGAACAGGAACTCCTGCGCGACGGCCTCACCAAGTTCCTGTCGACCCGGTACCGGCTGGAGTCCAGCCGGGCCGCCGCAAAGACGGGCGCCGGCTGGCAACCCGAGATCTGGCGAGCGTTCGCCGACGAGCTGGGTATCCTCGGCGCCGCCCTGCCCGAGCGGGTCGGCGGAATCGGCGGCGGCCCAGTCGAAGTCATGGTGATCGCCGAGGCACTGGGGTACGCGCTGGTGGTCGAGCCGTATGTCGACACCGCCGTGGTGGCCGGCGGTCTGTTGTTGCGGGCGACCAGGGCGAGCGAAGCGACGGGAGATAGGACCAGGGCGAGCGAAGCGACGGGAGAAGGCACCGGCGCGAGTGAACTCCTGCGGACGCTGGTCGCGGGTGAGGCGATCGTCGCGCTGGCCGCAGCCGAGGCGCAGTCGGGCGATCGCTGGCAGGACGTGATCACCACCGCGCGCCGCGAGGGTGACGTGTGGGTGCTCGACGGTGCCAAGATCGTGGCGCTCAACGCTCCCCTGGCCACGCATCTGCTCGTGACGGCGACAACGCCGGCCGGGTTGTCGCTGTTCCTGATCGACCGGGACGGCGACACCGCCGGGCTCACCCTGCGCCCGTTCCGCACCGTCGACGACCGCTGGGCCGCCGACATCCACCTCGACGGGGTCCGGGCCACGTTGCTCGGCGAGGAGGGGGCGGCGTGGCCGTCGCTGGCGCAGGCCCGTGACGAGGGCGCCGCCGCGGTGTGCGCCGAAGCGGTCGGGAACATGCGAAAGGTGTTGGCCGACACCATCGAATACAGCAAGCAACGCCAGCAGTTCGGCGCCCCGATCGGCAGTTTCCAGGCGCTGCAACACCGCATGGTGGACATGCACATCGAACTCGAGCAGGCGGTGGCCGCGGTGTACCTGGCCGTGCTCAACCTGCAGGCCGAGCCCGCTCAGCGGGCCAGGGCGGTGTCGGCGGCCAAGGCGACCGTCGGGCGGGCCGCCCGGTTCGTCGGCCAGAACGCGGTGCAACTGCACGGCGGGATGGGCATGACGGAGGAACTCGCGATCGGACACTACTTCAAGCGCCTCACCGCCGTGCAGTACGAGTTCGGTTCCACCGACTTTCACACCGCCCGCTACGCCGCGCTCACCAGGGCTTGA
- a CDS encoding COG4705 family protein has protein sequence MSELTRSGAGRASREMLSKVPEITVWFWVIKILCTTVGESFADYINVTLGVGLVPTAVIFTVVLAAVLAWQLSLNRYQPFAYWLTVVVLSVTGTLYTDILTDSLGVPLAVSSAVFAAVLALVFGVWFVRERTLSIHSITTLPRELFYWLAILVTFALGTAVGDWTLEFTGWGPGVSVLLPAGLIVAIVVGWKLGANAVLSFWLAYILTRPLGANLGDWLGFPKDQQGLGLGVAITSVIFLTAILATVVYLTVTRADVINDADTPRAADPGREKVMLGYFAAVAVATGALLTWAHAQPHGAPPGAEGPAVIVPISAGQASAHFPAADVINFRTITQAALSKVQSGDQTGATASAKNLETAWDDAQSRLKAADDATWTAIDGRIDAVLTAIRDPHPDLATESQALNDLLAALT, from the coding sequence ATGAGCGAGTTGACCAGATCTGGGGCCGGCAGGGCCTCGCGCGAGATGCTGAGCAAGGTTCCCGAGATCACAGTGTGGTTCTGGGTGATCAAGATCCTTTGCACCACCGTGGGCGAAAGCTTCGCCGACTACATCAATGTGACTCTCGGCGTGGGTTTGGTCCCGACCGCAGTCATCTTCACCGTTGTGCTGGCCGCGGTGCTGGCGTGGCAACTGAGCTTGAACCGCTATCAACCGTTTGCGTACTGGCTGACGGTGGTGGTGCTCAGTGTGACCGGCACGCTGTACACCGACATCCTCACCGACAGCCTCGGTGTTCCTTTGGCCGTCAGTTCGGCCGTCTTCGCGGCGGTCCTGGCGCTGGTGTTCGGGGTGTGGTTTGTCCGCGAACGCACGTTGTCGATTCACAGCATCACCACGTTGCCCCGCGAGTTGTTCTACTGGCTGGCGATTCTCGTCACCTTCGCCCTGGGTACCGCCGTCGGTGACTGGACACTCGAGTTCACCGGTTGGGGTCCGGGCGTCTCGGTGCTGCTGCCGGCGGGCCTGATCGTCGCAATCGTCGTGGGCTGGAAGCTGGGGGCCAATGCGGTGCTGTCGTTCTGGCTCGCCTACATCCTGACCCGCCCGCTGGGCGCCAACCTCGGCGATTGGCTGGGATTCCCCAAGGACCAGCAGGGCCTCGGTCTGGGCGTCGCGATCACCAGCGTGATCTTCCTGACCGCGATCCTGGCCACCGTCGTCTATCTGACGGTGACCCGCGCTGACGTCATCAACGACGCCGACACACCGCGCGCCGCCGATCCGGGACGCGAGAAGGTCATGCTCGGCTACTTCGCCGCCGTCGCCGTTGCCACCGGTGCGTTGCTGACGTGGGCTCACGCCCAACCGCACGGGGCCCCTCCGGGAGCCGAAGGACCCGCCGTGATCGTCCCGATCTCCGCGGGGCAGGCATCCGCGCACTTCCCGGCAGCCGACGTCATTAACTTCCGCACCATCACCCAAGCCGCGTTGTCCAAAGTGCAGTCTGGTGATCAGACCGGTGCTACGGCCAGCGCGAAGAACCTCGAAACCGCTTGGGATGACGCACAATCCCGGCTCAAAGCCGCCGACGACGCCACCTGGACCGCCATCGACGGACGCATCGACGCCGTGCTGACGGCCATCCGAGACCCGCACCCCGACCTCGCAACGGAGTCGCAGGCACTCAACGATCTGCTGGCCGCGCTCACGTAG
- a CDS encoding DUF2231 domain-containing protein codes for MSTIGGLPAHVLLVHLVVALAPLAGLLLMLCAVWPAARRRAVWLAVGLSVAVAALTPLTIDAGEWLQDRLGAPPDVAVHARLGDSMSYVAVALVVGAVLVAGIHLWERFRTPTRLAVRIAVAAVTVLIGVGSVIQVYRIGDSGARAAWADQIAATAPADPS; via the coding sequence GTGTCCACGATCGGCGGACTGCCCGCCCACGTACTACTGGTTCACCTCGTCGTCGCCCTCGCCCCGCTCGCCGGGCTGCTGTTAATGCTGTGCGCGGTGTGGCCGGCGGCGCGGCGACGGGCGGTCTGGCTCGCGGTTGGCCTGTCCGTCGCCGTGGCGGCGCTGACTCCGCTGACCATCGACGCCGGTGAATGGCTGCAGGACAGGTTGGGCGCGCCGCCCGACGTCGCGGTACACGCCCGACTGGGTGACTCCATGAGCTACGTCGCGGTGGCCCTGGTCGTCGGTGCTGTGCTGGTGGCGGGTATTCACCTCTGGGAGCGGTTCCGAACGCCCACGCGGCTGGCGGTGCGGATCGCGGTCGCAGCCGTGACCGTCTTGATTGGCGTGGGCTCGGTCATTCAGGTTTATCGCATCGGCGACTCGGGTGCCCGCGCCGCCTGGGCGGACCAGATCGCCGCGACCGCACCGGCGGACCCGTCGTGA
- a CDS encoding ABC transporter ATP-binding protein — protein MTAPELTTVQPAPASPVLEATSLYRFFRAGEEETLALRGVSVTLHPGELVAVVGPSGSGKSTLLSCLAGLDEPDGGTVVVAGQRVSHQPEQHRARLRSRYVGMLYQERNLLLPFTIEQNLALVQRLAGGSARTHPAVLLGSLGIADRASAYPEELSGGELARAGLAVALANDQVVVLADEPTGELDTATEADVLAVLRARAETGTAILIASHSPAVAAAADRIITLADGQVVP, from the coding sequence ATGACCGCGCCGGAACTCACGACGGTCCAACCCGCGCCGGCGTCTCCGGTGCTGGAAGCGACCTCGCTGTACCGGTTCTTCCGCGCCGGCGAGGAGGAGACACTGGCGCTGCGCGGGGTGTCGGTGACCCTGCATCCGGGCGAGCTGGTCGCCGTGGTCGGCCCGTCCGGGTCGGGCAAATCCACCCTGCTGTCCTGCCTGGCCGGCTTGGACGAACCCGACGGCGGCACCGTGGTCGTCGCCGGGCAGCGCGTCAGTCACCAACCCGAACAGCACCGCGCCCGGCTACGATCTCGATACGTCGGCATGCTGTATCAGGAACGAAACCTGTTGCTGCCGTTCACCATCGAGCAGAACCTCGCGCTGGTGCAACGCCTGGCCGGCGGCTCGGCGCGAACACACCCGGCGGTGCTGCTCGGGTCGCTGGGCATCGCCGACCGCGCCTCCGCCTACCCCGAAGAGCTCTCGGGTGGGGAGCTGGCCCGCGCCGGGCTGGCCGTCGCGCTGGCCAACGACCAGGTGGTGGTGCTGGCCGACGAACCGACCGGCGAACTGGACACCGCCACCGAAGCCGACGTGCTGGCCGTGCTGCGCGCCCGCGCCGAGACCGGAACCGCGATCCTGATCGCCAGTCACAGCCCGGCCGTGGCCGCGGCCGCCGACCGCATCATCACCCTGGCCGACGGGCAGGTCGTGCCGTGA
- a CDS encoding ABC transporter ATP-binding protein: MTSIRHTPARSAAVGEDAAVVRIERLTRCFGIGAATVVAVRGVTAAVAVGDRIAVTGPSGSGKSTLLHLLAGLDDPTSGSVWRPPADVDAPPLAAGLVFQGRSLVPNLDVTENVALPLLFAGHGEAEATGRARAALDRLGIGALAAALPDTLSGGQAQRAAIARVLAVAPPLILADEPTGQLDHAAAALVMDVLLAAADDLGAALVVSTHDPLIARRLPTQWAMRDGRLRITTTEQARR; encoded by the coding sequence GTGACCAGCATTCGACACACCCCCGCGCGGTCGGCTGCGGTTGGTGAGGATGCCGCGGTGGTGCGCATCGAGCGGCTGACCCGCTGCTTCGGCATCGGTGCGGCCACCGTGGTCGCTGTGCGCGGCGTCACCGCGGCGGTGGCCGTCGGGGACCGCATCGCGGTGACCGGCCCGTCGGGATCGGGTAAGTCCACCCTGTTGCATCTGCTCGCCGGGCTCGACGACCCCACCTCCGGCAGCGTCTGGCGCCCCCCCGCCGACGTGGATGCGCCGCCGCTGGCGGCCGGGCTGGTGTTCCAGGGCCGCAGCCTGGTGCCCAACCTCGACGTCACCGAGAACGTCGCCCTGCCGCTGCTGTTCGCCGGACACGGCGAGGCGGAGGCCACCGGGCGCGCCCGCGCCGCCCTGGACCGGCTGGGGATCGGTGCCCTGGCCGCCGCGCTGCCCGACACCCTGTCCGGTGGGCAGGCCCAACGGGCGGCGATCGCTCGCGTGCTGGCCGTCGCGCCCCCGCTGATCCTGGCCGATGAACCCACCGGGCAACTCGACCACGCCGCCGCGGCGCTGGTGATGGACGTTCTGCTGGCCGCCGCCGACGACCTCGGGGCGGCGCTGGTCGTATCGACCCACGATCCGCTGATCGCCCGCCGACTGCCCACCCAGTGGGCGATGCGCGACGGCCGGCTGCGCATCACCACCACCGAGCAGGCTCGGCGATGA
- a CDS encoding ABC transporter permease, which produces MITVWLAGLLRRQPTRLLGAAAGVAVAVALIATLGSFLATSQATMTERAVRSVAVDWQVQLTPNADTAAASHLITSTAGVAASAPVGFAHTTGVSATVGGSTQQTGPGVVLGIPDTYRQLFPGEIRTLAGADTGVLLAQQTAANLHAAPGDKITIGRAGLPAAEVRVAGIVELPQANSLFQTVGAPPAAQPTAPPDNVVLLPEPQWHTLFDPLAGPRPDLVSTQIHLRRTQDLPADPAAAYTTVRGAARNLEARSAGSVLVGDNLGAALDAARSDAAYARVLFLFLGLPGAVLAALLTATVTSAAAGPRRAEQALLRARGATTRQLLVLAAAETASIGALGALAGLGGAAVVNTLAFGSPRFGTTIAAALGWPAVAAAAGIAVAAATVLLPAWRDLRGRTVADGRGRIGALTLPIWARLGVDAVFLAGAALVFYATTGRGYQLVLAPEGVPAISVSYWAFAGPALLWIGAGLLSWRLADLLLGRGRPLIAAALRPVTGELAGTIAAGLSRARRPLVRGIVMLALAVAFATSTATFNATYRQQAEVDAQLTNGADVTVTAPTPLPAAVTDQLTAVPGVRAVEPMAHRFAYIGNDLQDLYGIQPDTITRATALQDAYFPQSGAAAAMRTLARTPDAVLLSAETVHDFQLQPGDPVTLRLVDASTSQPRPVTFRYAGVVTEFPTAPKDSFLVANADYLAAHTGTPAPNVFLVDTGGHDTTAVAARIRAITGASATVTDIATVRADVGSSLTAVDLAGLTRVELSFALVLAVGAGALVVGLGLAERRRVFALMSALGARSRHLRALVFSDTAIVTGAGILTGGALGAVLSMMLVKVLSGVFDPPPDTVAVPWPYLGATALVTVGTLGAVSACAVLLFTRRPARTLIRDQ; this is translated from the coding sequence ATGATCACTGTGTGGCTAGCCGGGCTGCTGCGCCGCCAACCGACCCGGCTGCTCGGTGCGGCCGCCGGCGTCGCGGTCGCCGTCGCGCTGATCGCCACCCTGGGCTCGTTTCTGGCCACCTCACAGGCCACCATGACCGAGCGCGCCGTGCGCAGCGTCGCCGTGGACTGGCAAGTCCAACTCACCCCGAACGCCGACACCGCCGCGGCCAGCCACCTGATCACCTCCACGGCCGGTGTCGCGGCCAGCGCCCCGGTCGGCTTCGCCCACACCACCGGCGTGTCGGCCACCGTCGGCGGCAGCACCCAACAGACCGGTCCCGGTGTCGTGCTCGGGATCCCCGACACCTACCGGCAGCTGTTCCCCGGCGAGATCCGCACGCTGGCCGGCGCCGACACCGGAGTGCTGCTGGCCCAGCAGACCGCGGCCAACCTGCACGCCGCCCCTGGCGACAAGATCACCATCGGGCGCGCAGGGCTGCCCGCGGCGGAGGTGCGCGTCGCCGGCATCGTCGAACTGCCCCAAGCCAATTCACTGTTCCAAACCGTCGGGGCCCCACCGGCCGCACAACCGACGGCACCACCGGACAACGTCGTCCTGCTGCCCGAACCCCAGTGGCACACCCTGTTCGACCCGCTGGCCGGGCCGCGCCCGGATCTGGTGTCCACTCAGATCCACTTGCGACGCACCCAGGACCTGCCCGCCGATCCCGCCGCCGCCTACACGACGGTGCGCGGCGCGGCGCGCAACCTGGAAGCCCGCAGCGCCGGCTCCGTGCTCGTCGGCGACAATCTGGGGGCGGCGCTGGACGCCGCCCGTAGTGACGCCGCCTACGCCCGCGTGCTGTTCCTGTTCCTCGGGCTGCCCGGCGCCGTGCTGGCCGCCCTGCTCACCGCCACCGTGACCTCCGCCGCCGCCGGGCCGCGCCGCGCCGAGCAGGCGCTGCTGCGCGCCCGCGGCGCCACCACTCGCCAACTGCTCGTGTTGGCTGCCGCCGAGACGGCGAGCATCGGAGCGCTCGGCGCGCTCGCCGGGCTGGGCGGCGCGGCGGTGGTCAACACCCTGGCCTTCGGGTCGCCCCGATTCGGAACCACGATCGCCGCCGCGCTGGGCTGGCCCGCGGTCGCCGCGGCTGCCGGGATCGCCGTGGCGGCCGCGACGGTGCTGTTGCCGGCCTGGCGTGACCTGCGCGGGCGCACCGTTGCCGACGGTCGCGGCCGCATCGGTGCGCTGACCCTGCCGATCTGGGCGCGCCTCGGTGTCGACGCCGTCTTCCTGGCCGGTGCGGCGCTGGTGTTCTACGCCACCACCGGCCGCGGCTACCAACTGGTGCTGGCCCCCGAAGGGGTGCCCGCGATCTCGGTGTCCTACTGGGCCTTCGCCGGACCGGCGCTGCTGTGGATCGGTGCGGGGCTGCTGAGTTGGCGGCTGGCCGATCTGCTGCTCGGGCGCGGCCGCCCACTGATCGCGGCCGCGCTGCGCCCGGTCACCGGCGAACTGGCGGGCACCATCGCCGCCGGCCTGTCGCGGGCACGCCGACCCCTGGTGCGCGGCATCGTCATGCTTGCCCTGGCCGTCGCGTTCGCCACGTCCACCGCGACGTTCAACGCCACCTACCGCCAGCAGGCCGAAGTCGACGCCCAGCTGACCAACGGCGCCGACGTCACCGTCACCGCCCCCACCCCGCTTCCGGCCGCGGTCACCGATCAGCTCACCGCCGTTCCGGGGGTGCGTGCGGTCGAACCGATGGCCCACCGATTCGCCTACATCGGCAACGACCTGCAGGACCTCTACGGGATACAACCGGACACCATCACCCGCGCCACCGCGCTCCAGGACGCCTACTTCCCGCAATCGGGCGCCGCCGCGGCGATGCGGACCCTGGCCAGGACCCCGGATGCGGTTCTGCTGTCAGCCGAGACGGTGCACGACTTCCAACTGCAGCCCGGCGACCCGGTGACCCTACGCCTCGTCGACGCTTCCACCTCCCAACCCCGCCCGGTCACCTTCCGTTACGCCGGTGTGGTCACCGAGTTCCCCACCGCCCCCAAGGACAGCTTCCTGGTCGCCAACGCCGACTACCTGGCCGCCCACACCGGCACGCCGGCACCCAACGTGTTCCTCGTCGACACCGGCGGCCACGACACCACCGCCGTCGCCGCACGCATCCGCGCCATCACGGGAGCCTCGGCGACGGTGACCGACATCGCCACGGTGCGCGCCGACGTCGGATCCAGTCTGACCGCGGTGGACCTGGCCGGCCTGACGCGCGTCGAACTGTCCTTTGCGCTGGTGCTGGCCGTCGGCGCGGGCGCGCTCGTGGTGGGCCTCGGGCTAGCCGAGCGCAGACGCGTGTTCGCCCTGATGTCGGCGCTGGGCGCCCGATCCCGCCACCTGCGCGCCCTGGTGTTCAGCGACACCGCCATCGTGACCGGCGCCGGGATCCTCACCGGCGGGGCGCTGGGGGCGGTGCTGTCGATGATGCTGGTCAAGGTGCTGTCCGGGGTGTTCGACCCGCCGCCGGACACCGTCGCCGTCCCCTGGCCCTACCTCGGGGCGACCGCGCTGGTGACCGTGGGCACGCTCGGCGCTGTCAGCGCGTGCGCGGTTCTGCTGTTCACCCGGCGCCCGGCACGCACCCTCATCCGCGACCAGTGA